The following proteins are co-located in the Paludibaculum fermentans genome:
- a CDS encoding regulatory protein RecX — translation MPIKQPRKLDADELRHYAMKLLSSRALSIGEFKAKLRLRAADPASIDDIVLQLKEYGALNDQRYAGHFAETRAGSGAVGKQRVLSDLMRKKVAPKVAEKAALEAYAGTDEVVLVEQWLERKYRNQDLGALLQEPAKLASVFRRLRQAGFSTSPSIRVLKRYAAEAEQLEDMAEE, via the coding sequence ATGCCTATCAAACAGCCGCGCAAACTCGATGCTGACGAGTTGCGCCATTACGCCATGAAACTGCTCTCGTCGCGAGCGCTTTCCATCGGTGAGTTCAAGGCGAAGCTTCGCCTTCGTGCCGCCGACCCCGCCTCGATCGACGATATTGTCCTGCAGTTGAAGGAGTATGGCGCGCTGAACGATCAGCGCTATGCCGGCCACTTTGCGGAGACCCGAGCCGGCAGTGGGGCGGTCGGCAAGCAGCGCGTACTCTCCGACCTCATGCGCAAGAAAGTGGCACCCAAAGTCGCGGAGAAGGCGGCATTGGAGGCCTACGCCGGGACCGACGAAGTCGTGTTAGTGGAGCAGTGGCTGGAGCGCAAATACCGCAACCAGGACTTGGGCGCGCTGCTGCAGGAGCCAGCTAAGCTGGCCTCGGTGTTCCGTCGCTTACGACAGGCCGGGTTCTCGACGAGCCCTTCCATCCGTGTGCTGAAGCGCTACGCCGCCGAGGCTGAGCAACTCGAAGACATGGCCGAAGAGTAG